One window of Streptomyces sp. NBC_00273 genomic DNA carries:
- the dapA gene encoding 4-hydroxy-tetrahydrodipicolinate synthase, translated as MAPISTPQTPFGRVLTAMITPFTADGVLDLDGAQRLAVHLVDAGNDGLIINGTTGESPTTTDAEKNDLVRAVLEAVGDRAHVVAGIGTNDTRHTLELARQAERTGAHGLLAVTPYYSKPPQEGLFRHFTAIADATELPVMLYDIPGRSGVPIDTETLVRLADHPRIVANKDAKGDLGRASWAIAQSGLAWYSGDDMLNLPLLSVGAVGFVSVVSHVVTPELRAMLEAHLGGDVQKATEIHQKLLPIFTGMFRTQGVMTTKGALNLQGLPAGPLRLPLIELTAEETAQLKIDLAAGGVQL; from the coding sequence ATGGCTCCGATCTCGACTCCGCAGACCCCCTTCGGGCGGGTCCTCACCGCCATGATCACGCCGTTTACGGCGGATGGCGTACTCGACCTCGACGGCGCGCAGCGGCTCGCCGTCCACCTGGTGGACGCAGGCAACGACGGCCTCATCATCAACGGCACCACCGGTGAGTCGCCGACCACCACCGACGCGGAGAAAAACGACCTCGTACGAGCCGTACTCGAAGCCGTCGGAGACCGCGCCCACGTGGTCGCCGGCATCGGTACCAACGACACCCGCCACACCCTCGAGCTGGCCCGCCAGGCCGAGCGCACCGGCGCACACGGCCTGCTCGCCGTCACCCCGTACTACAGCAAGCCGCCGCAGGAAGGCCTCTTCCGGCACTTCACGGCGATCGCCGACGCCACCGAGCTGCCGGTCATGCTCTACGACATCCCCGGCCGCAGCGGTGTCCCGATCGACACCGAAACCCTGGTCCGGCTGGCCGATCACCCCCGTATCGTTGCCAACAAGGACGCCAAGGGCGACCTCGGCCGGGCAAGCTGGGCCATCGCGCAGAGCGGCCTGGCCTGGTACTCGGGCGACGACATGCTGAACCTGCCGCTCCTGTCGGTCGGCGCGGTCGGATTCGTCTCCGTGGTCAGCCACGTGGTCACCCCCGAGCTGCGCGCCATGCTGGAGGCCCACCTGGGCGGAGACGTCCAGAAGGCGACCGAGATCCACCAGAAGTTGCTCCCGATCTTCACCGGCATGTTCCGTACCCAGGGTGTGATGACCACCAAGGGTGCGCTGAACCTGCAGGGCCTGCCCGCGGGCCCGCTGCGGCTCCCGCTGATCGAGCTGACCGCCGAAGAGACGGCCCAACTCAAGATCGATCTTGCCGCCGGCGGGGTACAGCTCTGA
- the thyX gene encoding FAD-dependent thymidylate synthase: MSETAASDLKPSFRSDVTVELVKHSAADSDVLWAARVSTAGEQSLEELQKDPERSKGLINYLMRDRHGSPFEHNSMTFFISAPIFVFREFMRHRVGWSYNEESGRYRELEPVFYVPDAERKLVQEGRPGKYVFVEGTQAQQELTGRVMEDSYVQAYEAYREMLAAGVAREVARSVLPVGLFSSMYATCNARSLMHFLGLRTQHELAAVPSFPQREIEMVGEKMEQHWAKLMPLTYAAYNGNGRVAP, from the coding sequence GTGAGCGAAACCGCCGCTTCAGATCTGAAACCCAGCTTCCGCAGTGACGTGACGGTGGAGCTGGTGAAGCACTCCGCCGCCGACTCCGACGTACTGTGGGCCGCTCGCGTTTCCACGGCCGGCGAGCAGTCGCTGGAGGAGCTGCAGAAGGACCCGGAGCGCTCCAAGGGCCTCATCAACTACCTGATGCGCGACCGCCACGGCAGCCCGTTCGAGCACAACTCGATGACCTTCTTCATCAGCGCCCCGATCTTCGTCTTCCGCGAGTTCATGCGCCACCGCGTGGGCTGGTCCTACAACGAGGAGTCGGGCCGCTACAGGGAGCTCGAACCGGTCTTCTACGTCCCGGACGCCGAGCGCAAGCTGGTCCAGGAGGGCCGCCCGGGCAAGTACGTCTTCGTCGAGGGCACCCAGGCGCAGCAGGAACTGACCGGCCGCGTCATGGAGGACTCCTACGTGCAGGCCTACGAGGCCTACCGCGAGATGCTCGCCGCGGGCGTGGCCCGCGAGGTTGCCCGTTCGGTCCTGCCGGTCGGTCTTTTCTCCTCGATGTACGCCACCTGCAACGCGCGCTCGCTGATGCACTTCCTCGGTCTGCGCACGCAGCACGAGCTCGCGGCGGTCCCGTCCTTCCCGCAGCGGGAGATCGAGATGGTCGGCGAGAAGATGGAGCAGCACTGGGCGAAGCTCATGCCGCTGACGTACGCCGCCTACAACGGCAACGGTCGCGTTGCCCCGTAA
- the dapB gene encoding 4-hydroxy-tetrahydrodipicolinate reductase, whose product MSKLRVAVLGAQGRIGAEAVKAVEAAEDMELVAALGRGDKLETLAEAGAQVAVELTTPASVMGNLDFLIRHGIHGVVGTTGWTEDRLAQLGTWLDGSPETGVLIAPNFSIGAVLTMKFAAQAARYFESVEVVELHHPNKVDAPSGTATRTAQLIAAARAEAGLGAQPDATATALDGARGADVDGVPVHAVRLRGLLAHQEVLLGGEGETLTIRHDSLHHSSFMPGILLGVRRVVQTPGLTFGLEHFLDLG is encoded by the coding sequence ATGAGCAAGCTGCGCGTGGCAGTCCTCGGCGCCCAGGGTCGCATCGGCGCCGAGGCCGTCAAGGCGGTCGAGGCCGCCGAGGACATGGAACTGGTCGCGGCGCTCGGCCGCGGCGACAAGCTGGAGACGCTGGCCGAGGCCGGCGCCCAGGTCGCGGTCGAGCTGACCACCCCGGCATCGGTGATGGGGAACCTGGACTTCCTCATCCGTCACGGCATCCACGGAGTGGTCGGTACCACCGGCTGGACCGAGGACCGCCTCGCGCAGCTGGGCACCTGGCTCGACGGTTCGCCGGAGACCGGTGTGCTCATCGCCCCGAACTTCTCCATCGGCGCCGTCCTCACCATGAAGTTCGCCGCCCAGGCAGCCCGCTACTTCGAGTCCGTCGAGGTCGTCGAGCTGCACCACCCGAACAAGGTGGACGCCCCCTCCGGCACGGCGACCCGTACGGCGCAGCTCATCGCGGCCGCCCGCGCCGAGGCCGGCCTCGGCGCCCAGCCCGACGCCACCGCCACCGCCCTCGACGGAGCGCGCGGCGCGGACGTCGACGGCGTCCCGGTGCACGCCGTCCGCCTGCGCGGCCTGCTGGCCCACCAGGAGGTGCTCCTCGGCGGCGAGGGGGAGACCCTGACCATCCGTCACGATTCCCTGCACCACAGCAGCTTCATGCCGGGCATCCTGCTCGGCGTGCGCCGAGTGGTGCAGACCCCGGGCCTCACCTTCGGCCTGGAACACTTCCTCGACCTGGGCTGA
- a CDS encoding M16 family metallopeptidase — MMSRSSRVTARPSSEGRAVARTQTLLKGSNGIGTVRRTVLPGGLRIVTETLPSVRSATFGIWAHVGSRDETPTLNGATHYLEHLLFKGTHQRSALDISSAIDAVGGEMNAFTAKEYTCYYARVLDTDLPLAIDVVCDMLTGSLIREEDVDAERGVILEEIAMTEDDPGDMVHDLFAQTMYGDTPLGRPVLGTVDTINALGADRIRRFYKKHYDPTHLVVAAAGNVDHNKVVRQVRAAFEKAGALTRTDAEPIGPRTGTKRIRTAGRVDLVNRKTEQAHVVLGMPGLARTDDRRWALGVLNTALGGGMSSRLFQEVREKRGLAYSVYSYTSGFADTGLFGVYAGCRPNQVHDVLKICRDELDKVATEGLADDEIKRAIGQLSGSTVLGLEDTGAIMNRIGKSELCWGDQMSVDDMLARIAAVTPDDVRSVAQDVLAQRPSLAVIGPLKEKQAARLDEAVA, encoded by the coding sequence GTGATGTCGCGTAGTTCCCGTGTGACGGCCCGCCCCTCTTCGGAGGGGCGGGCCGTCGCCCGTACCCAAACCCTCCTCAAGGGCAGCAACGGCATCGGCACCGTCCGGCGCACGGTCCTGCCCGGCGGGCTGCGCATCGTCACCGAGACGCTGCCCTCCGTCCGCTCCGCCACCTTCGGCATCTGGGCGCACGTCGGCTCCCGTGACGAGACGCCCACGCTGAACGGCGCCACGCACTACCTGGAGCACCTCCTCTTCAAGGGCACGCACCAGCGCAGCGCCCTCGACATCTCCTCCGCGATCGACGCGGTCGGCGGCGAGATGAACGCCTTCACGGCGAAGGAGTACACCTGCTACTACGCCCGGGTGCTCGACACCGACCTGCCGCTGGCCATCGACGTGGTCTGCGACATGCTCACCGGCTCGCTGATCCGCGAGGAGGACGTCGACGCCGAGCGCGGCGTCATCCTCGAAGAGATCGCGATGACCGAGGACGACCCGGGCGACATGGTGCACGACCTGTTCGCGCAGACCATGTACGGGGACACCCCCCTGGGGCGTCCGGTCCTCGGCACCGTCGACACGATCAACGCGCTCGGCGCCGACCGGATCCGCCGCTTCTACAAGAAGCACTACGACCCGACGCACCTGGTCGTGGCCGCTGCCGGCAACGTCGACCACAACAAGGTCGTGCGCCAGGTCCGCGCCGCCTTCGAGAAGGCCGGCGCGCTGACCCGCACCGACGCCGAGCCGATCGGCCCGCGCACCGGGACGAAGCGCATCCGCACCGCCGGCCGCGTCGACCTGGTGAACCGCAAGACCGAGCAGGCCCACGTGGTCCTCGGCATGCCGGGACTCGCCCGTACCGACGACCGCCGCTGGGCCCTGGGCGTGCTGAACACCGCCCTCGGCGGCGGCATGTCCTCGCGCCTCTTCCAGGAGGTCCGGGAGAAGCGCGGCCTCGCCTACAGCGTGTACTCGTACACCTCGGGCTTCGCCGACACCGGCCTCTTCGGCGTGTACGCGGGCTGCCGCCCGAACCAGGTGCACGACGTGCTCAAGATCTGCCGCGACGAGCTCGACAAGGTCGCGACGGAGGGCCTCGCGGACGACGAGATCAAGCGGGCCATCGGTCAGCTCTCCGGATCCACCGTCCTGGGCCTGGAGGACACCGGCGCGATCATGAACCGCATCGGCAAGAGCGAGCTGTGCTGGGGCGACCAGATGTCGGTCGACGACATGCTGGCGCGGATCGCCGCCGTGACCCCGGACGACGTCCGCTCGGTGGCACAGGATGTACTGGCCCAGCGGCCCTCGCTCGCGGTGATCGGCCCGCTGAAGGAGAAGCAGGCCGCCCGTCTCGACGAAGCGGTCGCCTAG